In the genome of Aspergillus flavus chromosome 8, complete sequence, one region contains:
- a CDS encoding acyl transferase/acyl hydrolase/lysophospholipase — protein sequence MSGRNINLLSLDGGGVRGLSSLIVLKEIMESIDRENPPKPCDYFDLIGGSGSGGLIAIMLGRLEMDIDQCIHAYKLLSMNVFSQKRLLPIGSNLRSRAKYDIKKVELALRKILRELSYEKDTLLREEAGCKVFVCATDDTNRRLVHLTSYPSKYCSNELFKSAKVYEAGAASFAHSPLFDSVKIGPSGRRFHDSSLEANNPMREVWIEARGVWPAGTLENQLKCMVSIGTGEPSIKRSRRRLFGLVKGADVDAVDPEIDTNRFIQEHTELDDENRLFRFDVPNGLGEIDLDSIEEMETIVDATQDYLEKELVYKQIRRCGRALA from the exons ATGTCAGGCCGAAACATCAACCTCCTAAGCCTAGATGGCGGAGGCGTGCGAGGTCTCTCCTCGCTTATCGTCCTCAAAGAAATCATGGAATCCATAGACCGCGAGAATCCCCCCAAGCCATGCGACTACTTCGATTTGATAGGAGGCAGCGGATCGGGTGG GTTAATAGCGATCATGCTCGGGCGCCTGGAAATGGACATTGACCAGTGCATCCATGCTTACAAGCTACTATCCATGAATGTGTTCTCCCAAAAGAGACTCCTACCCATCGGTAGCAATCTGCGCAGTCGCGCGAAATATGACATCAAGAAGGTGGAATTGGCGTTGCGGAAGATCCTGCGAGAACTGAGTTATGAGAAGGATACTCTTCTGAGGGAGGAGGCGGGGTGTAAGGT ATTTGTTTGTGCCACCGATGATACAAATCGGAGACTTGTCCACTTGACAAGTTACCCGAGTAAATACTGCTCAAATGAGCTTTTCAAGTCTGCGAAGGTCTATGAAGCCGGTGCGGCTTCTTTCGCTCACTCGCCTCTTTTCGACTCTGTTAAGATCGGGCCCAGTGGGCGGCGGTTCCACGATAGTAGCTTAGAAGCGAACAATCCGATGAGAGAGGTGTGGATCGAGGCCAGAGGTGTGTGGCCAGCGGGGACCTTGGAGAATCAATTGAAATGCATGGTTTCGATTGGAACCGGGGAACCGTCAATCAAGCGGTCTCGCAGACGACTGTTTGGTTTGGTCAAAGGGGCTGATGTGGATGCTGTGGACCCAGAAATTGATACGAATCGGTTCATTCAGGAACATACCGAACTGGATGATGAGAACCGGTTGTTTCGGTTCGATGTTCCTAATGGGCTGGGGGAGATTGATCTGGATAGTattgaggagatggagaccATTGTTGATGCCACTCAGGATTATCTTGAGAAGGAGCTTGTGTATAAGCAGATACGGAGGTGCGGGAGGGCACTTGCTTGA
- a CDS encoding isoprenoid synthase domain-containing protein: protein MGTTTDGTKSGHFMPITYVYHPILDVGTSFDANLFKFLQHPDEGVGGPGCYSNFIVLYPSELSIYWPSYLPCCRQSKHWKIAERMTRELLDAIYEDSCRETRDDGVMPPELQDMSSEVRMRKETELIATSVKSAAYMYPNANPVRAGISSQSMLLVFLHDDVVETSPLDAVNLKGSTITDAIFATYEPKTGTAQSRREALGGFLTAMIEEDPSLGKRLLSSIFTWLNHTKGYGSISPAIFESLRNYLEFRSDDIACEFIIAQALFACNIHLSEMEIQVFNNVVRIYVTHISLTNDLYSFEREREEYERTDGLLINAIGVIRKVYQVSPVVAKQLPWGFILDTECAFSGEFKKLISSGLLNSAQIRFVKALAECLAGQIFYSITSGRYGGDKAARVIST, encoded by the exons ATGGGTACAACCACGGATGGCACCAAAAGTGGACATTTCATGCCCATCACATATGTGTACCACCCTATACTGGACGTTGGAACTTCCTTCGATGCAAACCTTTTCAAATTTCTCCAACATCCAGACGAAGGAGTCGGCGGACCTGGATGCTACTCGAACTTCATTGTCTTGTACCCTTCCGAATTATCGATATATTGGCCTAGCTACTTGCCCTGCTGTAGACAGAGCAAGCACTGGAAAATAGCAGAAAGAATGACCAGGGAACTGCTAGATGCTATATACGAGGACTCGTGTCGAGAAACTCGAGATGATGGAGTAATGCCCCCGGAGCTACAAGACATGTCATCGGAAGTTAGGATGCGCAAGGAGACAGAGCTCATAGCTACATCAGTCAAGTCCGCTGCATATATGTATCCAAACGCGAATCCAGTACGCGCGGGGATATCAAGTCAGTCCATGCtgcttgtttttcttcatGACG ATGTTGTGGAAACTTCTCCGTTGGACGCT GTTAATCTTAAGGGATCCACAATCACCGATGCTATATTCGCTACATATGAGCCGAAGACGGGCACCGCGCAGAGCCGTCGCGAGGCGCTGGGAGGTTTCTTGACAGCAATGATTGAAGAAGACCCGAGCTTGGGAAAGAGACTTCTCTCTAGTATATTTACCTGGCTCAATCATACAAAGGGGTATGGGTCAATCTCACCAGCAATCTTTGAGTCGTTGAGAAATTATCTAGAGTTTCGATCGGATGATATTGCATGTGA atttattatagcACAAGCTTTATTTGCTTGTAACATTCACCTCTCCGAGATGGAAATACAAGTATTCAACAATGTGGTCCGGATATATGTGACTCATATCTCTCTCACGAATGATCTTTACTCCttcgaaagggaaagggaagagtaCGAGCGAACCGACGGACTGCTCATCAACGCAATCGGGGTGATACGCAAGGTATACCAGGTCTCTCCGGTAGTGGCGAAGCAGCTTCCTTGGGGTTTCATTTTGGACACGGAGTGTGCGTTTTCCGGGGAGTTTAAAAAGCTAATATCGTCCGGCCTCTTGAACAGTGCTCAGATCCGATTTGTAAAGGCGTTAGCTGAATGTCTTGCCGGGCAGATCTTTTACTCGATTACATCTGGCCGTTACGGAGGTGATAAAGCTGCAAGGGTGATTTCTACGTGA
- a CDS encoding ferric reductase like transmembrane component-domain-containing protein — translation MLSPRHADIPDSGPGVEHHWGYLNRQLPCTSGVEKCAYLDTVYHSHDLSVLYSAIFWATILGIILLCFIGHYCNPISRKSTSSCVQKEGEIEHRSQSSFYRMRRSLGSIYHRYFVQESLTLIFGRTTRFNILILAILAGYLVIFSFVGIVYKTWYIPVKGTNLTSTPNGIGPWADRIGVLAYALTPLAVLLCTRESLLSLCTGIPYHHFNFLHRWLGWIIYLQSALHTFGWTLMEGRMYKPQPSTWNAFIAQEYIIWGVVAMIFLSFLVFFSTKWAIRLTGYEFFRKAHYVVAMLYVGACWGHWKQLSCWMIASLVVWLLDRGIRLLRTFLTHFGPHASETYSFWGLHIPKARMTSFPNDEDGDVVRLDFEHDHSPWEIGQHFYLCFPGLSIWQSHPMTPSSVPGGSKQSHTYIIRAKNGLTKDLAHMARQPQGSNSEEPPSTSIVLSGPYGQTIVDNDLHCSDDINLFCVAGGTGVTFVLPILQAIVLNRYFSTRRSLVELIWIVRRKSDMRWLSDELEIFRTAAQACTHFRIRVYVTREDDRANVRNSFTPQYITDSEIKRPVSTVSHETHLSDSPFSVHCLRPGNSDTSVHPDVPADLTDFVQRTVHGPTRVIASGPTGLISSLRTTVASLNDPGQVWKGNERYDVELVHDDRLEY, via the coding sequence ATGCTCTCCCCACGCCATGCTGATATCCCGGATAGTGGCCCCGGCGTTGAACACCACTGGGGATACCTTAATCGTCAACTCCCCTGTACCAGTGGTGTGGAAAAGTGTGCATATTTAGATACGGTCTATCATAGTCATGATTTGTCGGTGCTCTATAGCGCTATTTTCTGGGCGACCATTCTTGGAATTATATTGCTTTGCTTCATCGGCCACTACTGCAATCCCATCTCACGGAAGTCCACGTCCTCGTGCGTTCAGAAAGAGGGCGAAATTGAACATAGATCACAGAGCTCATTTTATCGCATGAGAAGATCACTGGGTTCGATATACCACCGCTATTTTGTCCAAGAATCTTTGACCCTTATATTCGGCCGCACCACTCGtttcaatatcctcatcctcgccaTTCTAGCCGGTTATCTCGTCATCTTTAGCTTTGTCGGAATCGTCTACAAAACATGGTACATCCCCGTCAAGGGGACTAATTTGACTTCAACTCCCAACGGAATTGGTCCGTGGGCTGATCGAATTGGAGTTCTCGCATATGCCTTAACGCCTCTCGCCGTGCTTCTGTGTACTAGGGAAtccctcctttccctctGTACGGGAATACCGTACCATCACTTCAACTTCCTTCATCGCTGGCTGGGCTGGATTATTTACCTTCAATCTGCTCTTCACACCTTTGGCTGGACCCTCATGGAGGGGAGGATGTACAAACCACAACCCTCAACATGGAACGCTTTTATAGCTCAGGAATACATAATCTGGGGCGTCGTGGCCATGATATTCCTGTCATTCCTAGTCTTCTTCAGCACCAAATGGGCCATCCGACTCACTGGATACGAGTTCTTCCGCAAGGCACATTATGTTGTCGCCATGCTTTACGTGGGTGCTTGCTGGGGACACTGGAAGCAACTTTCATGCTGGATGATCGCTTCTCTGGTCGTGTGGTTACTTGATAGAGGCATCCGGCTCTTGCGCACTTTCCTCACGCACTTCGGCCCGCACGCTTCAGAAACTTACTCCTTCTGGGGTCTGCACATTCCCAAAGCTCGCATGACCTCCTTTCCGAACGATGAAGACGGAGACGTCGTCCGTCTGGATTTCGAGCATGACCATAGTCCTTGGGAAATCGGTCAACATTTTTACCTGTGTTTCCCCGGCCTTAGTATCTGGCAATCGCACCCCATGACACCGTCCTCTGTCCCTGGCGGGTCGAAGCAGTCGCATACTTACATCATCCGCGCGAAGAACGGCTTAACCAAGGATTTGGCTCACATGGCCCGTCAACCCCAGGGATCAAATTCAGAAGAACCACCAAGTACATCCATCGTTCTTTCTGGGCCATACGGGCAAACCATCGTCGACAACGATCTACACTGCTCGGACGACATCAACCTCTTCTGTGTCGCAGGCGGCACAGGAGTGACATTCGTCCTTCCCATCTTACAAGCCATAGTCTTGAACCGATACTTCTCCACCCGGAGAAGTCTAGTAGAACTCATCTGGATCGTCCGCCGCAAGTCAGACATGCGATGGCTCAGCGACGAATTGGAAATATTTCGTACCGCCGCACAAGCATGCACCCACTTCCGGATCCGGGTATACGTTACCCGCGAAGACGACCGAGCCAATGTTCGAAACTCCTTCACACCACAATATATCACCGATTCTGAAATCAAGAGACCTGTGTCTACTGTTTCTCACGAAACGCATCTGTCGGATAGTCCATTCTCTGTGCATTGCTTGCGTCCCGGCAATTCCGATACCTCGGTACACCCAGATGTGCCGGCGGATTTGACTGATTTCGTTCAACGCACTGTTCACGGTCCAACAAGGGTTATTGCCAGTGGGCCGACGGGGTTGATCTCCTCGCTTCGCACGACTGTGGCCTCACTTAATGATCCGGGTCAGGTGTGGAAGGGTAATGAGAGATATGATGTGGAGTTGGTTCATGATGATCGGTTGGAGTATTGA
- a CDS encoding proline racemase family, producing the protein MPFSRSLTVVGCHSEGEVGDVITGGVLDVPGKTMYEKLAHISTKYDHLRQFLHNEPRGRSSMNTNLLLPPCDPRADAGFLIMESEEYAPMSGSNLICTTTVLLETGMIPMKEPVTELALDTAAGLVTVTAECEAGKCKTVEFNNVPAFVFELDFKVQVPGIGEVSVDIAYGGMMYVLVDAASVGLKVDNSHARQLIEIGERIKRAVEASYTAIHPENPGIKGFSVLEYTEPIKIEDGVKVAVNTVVVSPGRFDRSPCGTGTCARLAVMHARGEIAEGEVFKHRSIIGTEFICHIRGTSMVGDYKAVLPTVKGRGWITSFKQIVLDSTDPFPEGFRVGDQWHMAPN; encoded by the coding sequence ATGCCTTTTTCGCGCTCGCTAACTGTGGTTGGATGCCACTCTGAAGGTGAGGTTGGGGATGTGATTACCGGCGGTGTCCTCGATGTTCCAGGGAAAACGATGTACGAGAAGCTAGCCCATATCTCAACGAAGTATGACCATCTACGGCAATTCCTGCACAATGAGCCCCGAGGCCGATCGTCTATGAACaccaatcttcttctcccacctTGTGATCCGCGTGCAGACGCTGGCTTCTTGATCATGGAGAGCGAAGAGTATGCGCCAATGTCAGGATCAAATCTCATCTGCACCACAACCGTTTTACTAGAAACGGGCATGATACCCATGAAAGAGCCCGTCACTGAACTGGCCTTGGATACTGCCGCTGGTTTAGTAACTGTCACGGCGGAATGTGAGGCAGGGAAGTGCAAGACGGTGGAATTCAACAACGTCCCTGCATTTGTCTTCGAACTAGACTTTAAAGTTCAAGTTCCAGGAATCGGCGAGGTGTCTGTGGACATCGCATACGGGGGTATGATGTACGTGTTAGTTGACGCTGCATCGGTCGGCTTGAAAGTAGACAACTCCCACGCTCGCCAGCTAATCGAAATTGGCGAGCGCATCAAACGTGCAGTGGAGGCCTCTTATACTGCTATCCATCCAGAAAACCCTGGTATCAAAGGGTTCAGTGTCTTGGAGTACACAGAGCCTATCAAAATCGAAGATGGAGTGAAGGTTGCTGTCAACACTGTGGTCGTCTCCCCCGGGAGATTTGACCGTAGTCCTTGTGGCACCGGAACATGTGCGAGGTTAGCAGTTATGCATGCAAGGGGCGAAATTGCCGAAGGAGAGGTCTTCAAACACCGGAGTATTATAGGCACAGAGTTCATATGCCACATACGTGGCACGTCCATGGTCGGAGATTACAAGGCTGTTTTGCCTACGGTCAAGGGTCGAGGTTGGATAACAAGCTTTAAGCAGATTGTCCTGGATTCAACGGACCCTTTCCCAGAAGGATTTAGAGTAGGAGACCAATGGCACATGGCACCAAACTAG
- a CDS encoding uncharacterized protein (expressed protein) yields MDNGPSEVVFTTTSSPIESGVVFRYGQGSVKVPAPRKRGRPIGSTKRRKTGNDVDEPERKDHERFQFINLGSNSANIDRDTRKYIRKRVMLNHTHTNQKRKQLSTERTKEKTSTATGLSPEVMPSQFGRVDPFDTLPIQFEPYMHDLLSLYITTIWETLYSIEKRSGCNPMVNYWLPLAFNDPALLHSLIGCAASFLVTANQLCGYPFFVKHLNEAIAIVNQRMADSTISVSDETLVVVASIAMIKKMLGYHDEWNVHMQGLKSLVDLRGGLDNLNDKPLIQSKLYRADLCGSVDAAQSPYFSARYQGNCGSGPQTYHLGHGFWELDRLLNLDILLKESICNLHYVTKTLSTIKNKNHQAEAAQVRFWITSTQYRLLSTRYGNSRTPRLQALEICRLSLLLFTVSICNEFPQGVPICDMLITQLKGLLDDDAACMWLTPKFRLWVLSIVASPETGNSLKSWCLASVSEAISTMCIRREEDFTQLLATFLHDPDSHAMSCRILWDEVTS; encoded by the exons ATGGATAATGGACCTAGTGAGGTAGTGTTCACGACAACGTCATCACCGATTGAATCGGGTGTTGTATTTCGCTATGGTCAAGGCTCGGTCAAGGTCCCCGCTCCCCGCAAGAGGGGGCGGCCGATAGGAT CAActaagagaagaaaaactggAAATGATGTGGATGAGCCGGAACGGAAAGATCATGAAAGATTTCAATTTATCAATCTGGGTAGTAATTCGGCCAACATCGATCGTGATACCCGgaaatatattagaaagaGGGTGATGCTCAAccacacacacaccaacCAGAAGCGCAAACAGCTCTCCACTGAACgtacaaaagaaaagacaagcACCGCGACAGGACTTTCCCCAGAAGTGATGCCCTCGCAATTTGGCCGTGTGGACCCCTTCGACACGCTACCGATTCAATTTGAGCCATATATGCATGATCTACTCTCCTTGT atattactactatttgGGAGACGCTCTACTCGATCGAGAAGAGGAGTGGCTGCAACCCAATGGTTAATTATTGGTTACCATTGGCATTCAATGACCCGGCTTTGCTGCATAGCCTAATAGGATGTGCTGCATCGTTTTTGGTGACAGCTAACCAGCTTTGCGGATATCCATTCTTTGTTAAACACTTGAATGAAGCTATAGCCATCGTCAACCAGAGAATGGCAGATTCGACTATTTCGGTATCCGATGAAACCTTGGTCGTCGTTGCTAGCATTGCTATGATCAAG AAGATGCTAGGATACCACGATGAATGGAATGTTCATATGCAAGGCTTAAAAAGCCTTGTCGACTTACGAGGCGGTTTAGACAACCTAAATGACAAACCGCTTATCCAGAGTAAACTTTATCG TGCCGACCTATGCGGCTCGGTAGATGCTGCGCAAAGCCCTTATTTCAGCGCACGCTACCAGGGTAACTGCGGGTCAGGACCTCAGACATACCACCTTGGTCATGGATTTTGGGAACTAGATCGACTCTTGAATCTTGACATCCTGCTCAAAGAGTCAATCTGCAATCTACACTATGTCACAAAGACCCTCTCCACcataaagaataaaaaccACCAGGCCGAGGCAGCACAGGTCCGATTCTGGATTACTTCAACGCAATACCGCCTCCTATCGACTAGGTATGGGAACTCAAGGACTCCTCGGCTACAAGCCCTGGAGATATGCCGACTTTCTCTCTTGCTCTTTACAGTCTCTATTTGCAATGAGTTTCCACAGGGTGTTCCAATATGTGATATGCTTATCACTCAACTTAAAGGGCTATTGGACGATGATGCAGCATGCATGTGGCTTACTCCGAAATTCAGGCTGTGGGTGTTGTCTATTGTAGCATCGCCTGAGACGGGGAATAGCCTGAAAAGCTGGTGCCTTGCTTCTGTATCGGAAGCTATTTCTACGATGTGTATCCGCCGAGAGGAGGACTTCACTCAATTGTTGGCGACCTTTCTTCATGACCCTGACTCGCATGCGATGTCCTGTCGAATACTCTGGGATGAAGTAACTTCATGA
- a CDS encoding uncharacterized protein (of unknown function-domain containing protein), with protein sequence MVKDKNTVIEEFNDLVNMTPNELRNWLKEEQSQSSGWSGESGETIGHERSHLLTPLLQSLYEKLTKHSGRKIVDILEHNPSKDPEGYSDQDIDHMRRVVSYCKRHLAQEEKAKQDPNSKSHRSLKNWGHDPFKS encoded by the exons ATGGTCAAAGATAAGAACACCGTTATCGA GGAATTCAACGACCTGGTCAACATGACCCCAAACGAACTCCGCAACTGgctcaaagaagaacagTCGCAGTCTTCCGGGTGGAGTGGTGAATCTGGAGAGACAATTGGGCATGAAAGGTCTCATCTACTCACACCCCTCTTACAATCTTTGTATGAAAAACTAACAAAGCACAGCGGTCGCAAGATCGTCGATATCCTCGAACACAACCCATCCAAGGATCCAGAGGGATACTCGGACCAGGACATCGACCACATGCGACGGGTAGTGTCGTATTGTAAGCGGCATTTGGCACAAGAGGAGAAAGCCAAGCAGGATCCCAACAGTAAGAGCCACCGGTCGTTGAAGAACTGGGGACACGATCCCTTCAAGTCATGA
- a CDS encoding P-loop containing nucleoside triphosphate hydrolase protein has translation MYALQRLLYGFPAPAPHKRTKPVEVLCLGMPRTGTESLSVALRTLGLQTYHGWDLVFEPDGSKLQLCAELVRRKYKGARDGDVHISRAEFDILVGDSQAVVDSLCILFAPELLAAYPEAKVVLNVRPDSNAWYRSINKTIVEEVDQSWVIWGMQWFSAEFHWLYSLYLRDGYPGIFHSGTTQDGIQRNAKWVYRDHCNMVRGMVPKENLLEWSVEDGWEPLCKFLDKPVPNEPFPRTNNPGDYAERADKLIKQRLAQCLRNLTLTAVTLGGITTAVVIWWQGRIPKVTRLGDLLVRFTKMT, from the exons ATGTACGCCCTCCAACGATTACTCTATGGATTCCCCGCGCCGGCTCCGCACAAACGCACCAAGCCCGTCGAGGTGCTTTGCTTGGGCATGCCACGCACCGGCACCGAGTCATTAAGCGTGGCCTTGCGAACTCTGGGCCTGCAAACATACCATGGCTGGGACTTGGTCTTCGAGCCAGATGGCAGCAAGCTGCAACTCTGTGCGGAGCTAGTGCGGCGGAAATACAAGGGGGCTCGCGATGGCGACGTGCACATTAGTCGCGCGGAGTTCGACATTCTCGTCGGTGATAGTCAGGCGGTGGTTGACTCGTTATGTATTTTATTCGCTCCCGAGCTGCTCGCCGCCTACCCCGAGGCCAAAGTGGTCCTCAACGTGCGTCCCGATTCCAACGCCTGGTACCGGAGCATCAATAAAACCATCGTCGAAGAGGTCGATCAATCATGGGTGATATGGGGGATGCAGTGGTTCTCCGCGGAGTTTCATTGGCTGTACAGTCTTTACTTAAGAGATGGATATCCAGGCATCTTTCACAGTGGCACCACCCAAGACGGTATCCAGCGAAACGCAAAGTGGGTGTATCGCGACCACTGCAATATGGTTCGGGGGATGGTGCCTAAGGAGAATCTGCTGGAGTGGTCCGTTGAGGATGGCTGGGAGCCGCTTTGCAAG TTTCTCGACAAGCCTGTTCCGAACGAGCCCTTCCCCCGAACCAATAATCCAGGCGATTACGCCGAGCGCGCAGATAAACTCATCAAACAGCGCCTCGCGCAATGTCTGCGCAACTTGACTCTCACCGCTGTCACTCTAGGAGGGATTACCACTGCCGTTGTGATATGGTGGCAGGGACGCATCCCGAAGGTGACGAGGCTGGGTGATCTTCTTGTGCGGTTCACTAAAATGACCTAG
- a CDS encoding short-chain dehydrogenase, protein MMPQYNAQTTAEEVANDCRASIANKTILVTGVTLGSLGAGFATAIANYAPSLFILAARDVTKAQQTATEISIINPSVKTRILHLDLGSQVQIREAAKEVLEYEEHIDVLVNNAGVMAPPFSLTQDGVESQFGINHIGHFLFTNLIMSKLVTPGKSSRVVNISSDGHRLGPIRFDDWNFDDGNTYDPWLAYGQSKTANMLFSVSLAQKLGTKGLISVSLHPGVVSTQILRHDVDESVKALVKWDRIQGNRQCWDGFKWKSISQGLATHVFACFHNSISENNGGYLENCKFMEPAEIRCWGRDHVEAERLWKLSEEIVGQKFDY, encoded by the exons ATGATGCCTCAATATAACGCCCAAACCACAGCTGAAGAGGTGGCAAATGATTGCCGTGCATCCATTGCCAACAAAACTATCCTTGTGACCGGTGTTACTCTTGGAAGTCTTGGTGCCGGCTTCGCGACAGCGATTGCAAATTACGCACCGTCCCTTTTCATTCTCGCCGCGCGTGATGTAACGAAAGCTCAGCAAACAGCGACGGAGATCTCGATTATCAACCCTTCCGTGAAGACCCGTATCCTGCACCTGGATCTAGGCTCCCAAGTCCAAATCCGAGAGGCAGCAAAAGAGGTTCTCGAATATGAGGAACATATAGATGTACTGGTTAATAATGCAGGGGTAATGGCACCACCTTTCTCACTGACTCAAGATGGCGTGGAAAGCCAATTCGGCATCAACCACATCGGCCATTTTCTCTTCACGAACTTGATTATGAGCAAGTTGGTAACACCGGGAAAATCCTCACGGGTTGTCAATATCTCCAGTGATGGTCACCGGCTAGGGCCTATTCGTTTTGATGACTGGAACTTTGAC GACGGTAATACGTATGATCCTTGGCTGGCTTATGGCCAATCAAAGACAGCGAACATGCTGTTTTCTGTATCGCTTGCGCAGAAGCTTGGTACCAAAGGCCTCATATCGGTTAGCCTACATCCTGGTGTTGTGAGTACGCAGATTCTGAGGCATGATGTTGACGAGTCGGTTAAGGCACTAG TCAAATGGGATCGTATCCAAGGCAATCGTCAGTGCTGGGATGGGTTTAAGTGGAAATCTATCTCACAGGGCTTGGCAACACACGTGTTTGCCTGTTTTCACAATTCAATCTCAG AAAATAATGGCGGTTATCTTGAGAACTGCAAGTTTATGGAACCGGCCGAAATTCGTTGTTGGGGTCGAGATCATGTAGAGGCGGAAAGACTATGGAAGTTGAGTGAGGAAATTGTGGGACAGAAGTTTGACTACTAG
- a CDS encoding ankyrin repeat-containing domain protein, with the protein MSPTNQHTQSVPVNRKASSSWSFNVIRYITPGLSEDDPGSSEEQNSPAEEVPPTENIQLISKIVQWLAYSTRTLYIEELAELVTISETGIDVKKRLSNPRSILTICPDTLIATTPPIPTNPPPENEFKPNQHQIHFTDPTIKQYLQSPEILQSNAQNHLAITEATSHTTIAKDSLTYLLQFTEPYTTTPSKIKTSYLLSYATNYWAVHARLAHPETDPELTALILRFLGSETAYLNWTAFLDGYTPFSGTDGSSLIRHQHQIYYAASFGLTNIVTALLDTGAPVNSRGPSGSALAAATLAGHLDTVKVLVYSGADVNLAGPFGTPLVLASGRGFVDIVRFLVERGADVEARGEWSETALVEARKNGFEDVVGVLLGR; encoded by the exons ATGTCCCCCACCAACCAGCACACCCAATCCGTCCCCGTCAAC CGCAAAGCGAGCAGTTCCTGGTCGTTCAACGTCATACGATATATTACTCCTGGCTTATCAGAAGATGATCCAGGCTCGTCAGAAGAACAAAACTCCCCAGCAGAGGAAGTCCCGCCCACCGAAAACATCCAACTCATCTCAAAAATCGTCCAATGGCTCGCATACTCAACCCGAACCCTGTACATCGAAGAACTCGCTGAACTAGTCACCATCTCAGAAACCGGGATCGACGTTAAGAAACGCCTCTCCAATCCACGATCCATCCTCACCATATGCCCAGACACCCTCATAGCAACCACACCACCAATCCCCACTAACCCTCCCCCCGAAAACGAattcaaaccaaaccaacaccAAATCCACTTCACCGACCCAACCATAAAACAATACCTCCAATCTCCGGAAATCCTCCAAAGCAATGCACAAAACCACCTCGCAATAACAGAAGCAACATCCCACACAACTATCGCAAAGGACAGTCTCACTTACCTCCTCCAATTCACAGAACCCTACACCACAACTCCCAGCAAAATCAAAACCTCGTACTTACTAAGCTACGCAACAAACTACTGGGCCGTGCATGCCCGTCTAGCCCACCCAGAAACAGACCCCGAGCTAACAGCCCTAATCCTCCGATTCCTGGGCTCAGAAACAGCTTACCTCAACTGGACGGCTTTTCTGGATGGTTACACACCTTTCTCTGGAACAGATGGGTCTAGTTTAATCCGTCATCAGCATCAGATCTACTACGCTGCATCGTTTGGTCTAACGAATATCGTCACAGCGCTTCTTGATACTGGTGCTCCGGTGAATAGTAGGGGACCGAGTGGGAGTGCGCTAGCTGCTGCTACTTTAGCGGGACACCTTGATACTGTCAAGGTGCTTGTTTATTCCGGGGCAGATGTGAACCTGGCGGGGCCGTTTGGGACGCCGCTTGTTTTGGCTTCTGGGAGGGGGTTTGTGGATATTGTGCGGTTTTTGGTGGAGAGGGGGGCGGATGTTGAGGCGAGAGGAGAGTGGAGCGAGACAGCCCTTGTGGaggcgaggaagaatgggtttgaggatgttgttggGGTTCTTTTGGGGAGGTAG